The following are from one region of the Desulfobacterales bacterium genome:
- a CDS encoding OmpA family protein, whose product MAKFKKNFYACMIFLLIVGVDEVYAANDMILPESFKSAALFEKNSLEGTIIEYEHKIVESKEDLVKETSHQEWLILKIEKIRDQTRQIPIELTKSYETSNSKIQVISQEINRMESLIKKHGNALKQLDKKVHNKYKNNDLGWWTINEKVAMLIGIPVAHENSILKQELEKKIKEKGLEGWVKILEQDSNIVLVNQLPILFASAKADLTKENKEYLKKFSLLVKDYPVKIKIKGFADPRKIKTDKFPSNRELGAYRAASVSHELVKNGISPAIIAVTSYGEYGLSEKEEKNPNSALSRSVEISAFFENK is encoded by the coding sequence ATGGCTAAGTTTAAAAAAAATTTTTATGCCTGCATGATATTCTTGTTAATAGTAGGAGTAGATGAGGTATATGCGGCAAATGACATGATTTTGCCAGAATCATTTAAATCTGCAGCATTATTTGAAAAGAACTCCCTTGAAGGGACGATAATTGAATATGAACATAAGATAGTAGAGAGTAAAGAGGATTTAGTAAAAGAAACATCCCATCAAGAATGGCTAATCTTGAAAATAGAAAAGATACGAGATCAAACAAGACAAATCCCTATAGAACTTACTAAAAGCTATGAAACCTCTAATTCAAAGATTCAGGTTATTTCCCAAGAAATTAATAGAATGGAATCTCTCATAAAAAAACATGGAAATGCGCTTAAACAATTAGATAAAAAAGTTCACAATAAATATAAGAACAATGACCTTGGATGGTGGACTATTAATGAAAAAGTTGCAATGCTAATTGGTATCCCAGTTGCTCATGAAAATTCTATTTTAAAACAAGAGCTTGAAAAAAAAATTAAAGAAAAAGGACTCGAAGGATGGGTAAAAATATTGGAGCAAGATTCAAACATAGTTCTTGTAAACCAACTTCCTATCCTTTTTGCATCAGCAAAAGCTGACTTGACTAAAGAAAATAAGGAATATTTAAAAAAATTCTCCCTTCTTGTAAAAGATTATCCTGTTAAAATTAAAATTAAAGGTTTTGCTGATCCTCGAAAAATAAAAACGGATAAATTCCCTTCTAATAGAGAGCTTGGAGCCTATAGAGCAGCTAGTGTAAGTCACGAGCTTGTCAAAAATGGTATATCACCTGCTATAATAGCAGTTACGAGCTATGGAGAATACGGGCTTTCTGAAAAAGAAGAAAAAAATCCGAATTCAGCTTTGAGCAGAAGCGTAGAAATATCGGCGTTTTTTGAAAATAAATAA
- a CDS encoding chloride channel protein → MIAKESKWAFYFILIGIITGIGTIAFSYLCQLGVHIFMDIAAGYRPPVPAGEHHIFHMTDIPLNKWVLLFLPAMGGILSGFIVYKFAPEAEGHGTDAVIRSYHKEGGFVRARVPYIKTIASALTLTTGGSGGTEGPIAQIGSGFGAFLATKFKLSVRERRIMLAAGMGAGIGSIFRTPMAGALFAAEILYKDPEFESEVIIPAGISSIVAYCIFCLQFGWGSLFQSPDFKFHNPLALGPYFVLAIVLVLFAILYIKSFYGITGLFHKLKIPNYFKPAIGGLLTGIIGFFLPQTLSMGYGYAQQAILNQLSISFLLYLAIGKIFTTAFSIGSGGSGGVFGPSIVIGGAVGGVIGNLFHLLMPTVVVNPGAFVIVGMAGFFAAVSNTPIATIILVSEMTNSYHLLLPSLLVCSISYSLSPGWTIFKEQVKSKVDSPAHTGEFMVDVLQAIKVKDLIHRVKKVDVIPENMDFLEFKKFFCETKQHYFPVIDNDKRLSGIFSSTDVRGVLFSHDIEHLVIMKDIATPDIISCNPSEDLHSVLQKFTKKNIDSLPVVNDNDSGILIGMLNRRELIDFYNNQIKRLKAEALG, encoded by the coding sequence ATGATTGCCAAAGAAAGCAAGTGGGCTTTTTATTTTATACTGATTGGTATAATAACAGGCATTGGTACAATTGCATTTAGCTATCTATGTCAATTAGGTGTCCATATTTTTATGGATATTGCCGCTGGTTATAGACCCCCTGTTCCTGCTGGAGAGCACCATATATTTCATATGACTGATATTCCTTTAAATAAATGGGTCTTGCTTTTTCTTCCAGCAATGGGAGGAATTTTAAGTGGTTTCATTGTATATAAATTTGCTCCTGAAGCTGAAGGGCATGGTACTGATGCTGTAATACGTTCTTACCATAAAGAAGGTGGTTTTGTCAGAGCTCGTGTTCCATATATAAAAACTATTGCGTCAGCGTTAACCCTTACCACTGGAGGGTCTGGAGGAACAGAAGGGCCTATTGCTCAAATCGGTTCTGGTTTTGGAGCTTTCCTTGCCACAAAATTTAAATTATCTGTAAGGGAAAGACGAATAATGTTAGCCGCTGGAATGGGTGCTGGCATTGGAAGCATTTTTAGAACTCCTATGGCTGGCGCTCTTTTTGCCGCTGAAATATTATATAAAGACCCAGAGTTTGAATCTGAAGTTATTATACCTGCGGGTATTTCATCTATAGTAGCTTATTGTATATTTTGTCTTCAATTTGGATGGGGTTCTTTATTTCAATCGCCAGATTTTAAATTTCATAATCCCCTTGCATTAGGGCCTTATTTTGTACTCGCTATAGTTCTTGTCTTGTTTGCAATTCTTTATATTAAATCTTTTTATGGTATCACAGGTTTATTTCATAAGCTTAAAATTCCGAATTATTTCAAGCCTGCTATTGGCGGACTTTTGACTGGAATAATTGGATTTTTCTTGCCTCAAACATTATCCATGGGATATGGATATGCTCAACAAGCAATTCTAAACCAGTTAAGCATATCTTTTCTGCTTTATCTCGCAATAGGGAAAATATTCACAACAGCCTTTTCAATAGGATCAGGGGGCAGCGGAGGCGTATTTGGTCCATCCATTGTAATAGGAGGAGCAGTTGGAGGAGTCATTGGAAATTTATTTCACCTATTAATGCCCACAGTTGTAGTAAATCCTGGTGCTTTTGTAATAGTTGGTATGGCTGGATTTTTTGCGGCTGTTTCTAATACTCCTATAGCAACAATAATTCTTGTAAGCGAAATGACCAATTCATATCATCTTCTTTTACCGAGCCTTCTCGTCTGCTCAATATCCTACAGTTTATCACCAGGATGGACTATTTTTAAAGAGCAAGTAAAGAGTAAGGTTGATTCTCCAGCTCATACTGGGGAGTTTATGGTTGATGTACTTCAGGCTATCAAAGTAAAAGACTTAATACACAGAGTTAAAAAAGTCGATGTAATCCCAGAAAATATGGACTTTTTGGAATTTAAAAAGTTTTTTTGTGAAACAAAACAGCACTATTTCCCTGTAATTGATAATGATAAAAGACTTTCAGGAATATTTTCCAGCACCGATGTAAGAGGAGTTCTTTTTTCTCATGACATTGAACACCTTGTAATAATGAAAGATATTGCTACACCGGATATTATTTCATGTAATCCTTCAGAAGACCTTCATTCTGTGTTACAAAAATTTACTAAGAAAAATATAGACAGCCTTCCAGTAGTAAATGATAATGATTCTGGAATCCTTATTGGTATGCTAAATAGAAGAGAATTAATTGATTTTTACAATAATCAAATTAAAAGACTGAAAGCAGAAGCTTTAGGCTGA
- a CDS encoding aminotransferase class I/II-fold pyridoxal phosphate-dependent enzyme gives MNPIAKQLNEIINDANPYILEMLSSIGKNLFFPKGILQQSAEAKEKAHKINATIGIAKEGKGIMHFPSVMSLLDGITPEESLTYAPSYGIPALRKVWKESIFKKNPSIANKQISLPVVTCGITNGISVFGDVWVDPGDSIILPEMMWGNYNMILNVRRGAQIVNYPTFQDNKAFNVKAFEQVLKEQAKKSNKIIALLNFPHNPTGYTATEEESQNIANAIIDVAESGKNVIAVFDDSYFGLFYDEACAKESVFSKVCGAHPRIVAIKLDGATKESFVWGLRVGFITYGINAKGDMAKVYDALERKTAGDIRGNISNASHLSQSVILKSMQNPNHASEFNQKYSILKKRALRVKEVLNNSKYNEAWSVYPFNSGYFMCIQLKTVDAETLRVHLLNNYGVGLIALGEKNIRVAFSCIEENEVEDLFDIILKGVEDLKK, from the coding sequence ATGAACCCTATAGCAAAGCAATTGAATGAAATTATAAACGACGCGAATCCTTACATTTTAGAAATGCTTTCAAGCATAGGAAAAAATTTGTTTTTCCCAAAAGGAATACTTCAGCAAAGTGCAGAAGCTAAAGAAAAAGCTCATAAAATTAATGCAACAATAGGTATAGCAAAAGAAGGCAAAGGAATTATGCATTTTCCTTCTGTTATGTCTCTGCTTGATGGAATTACTCCAGAAGAATCATTAACCTATGCGCCATCTTATGGAATACCGGCATTAAGAAAAGTATGGAAAGAATCTATTTTTAAAAAAAATCCTTCTATTGCTAATAAACAAATCAGCCTTCCTGTTGTTACTTGCGGTATTACAAATGGAATAAGTGTTTTTGGAGATGTATGGGTTGACCCAGGCGACTCAATAATATTACCCGAAATGATGTGGGGAAATTACAATATGATACTTAATGTTCGAAGAGGAGCTCAAATTGTAAATTATCCTACATTTCAAGACAATAAAGCCTTTAATGTAAAAGCTTTTGAACAGGTTTTAAAAGAACAAGCAAAAAAAAGTAATAAAATTATTGCTCTGCTTAATTTTCCACATAACCCAACAGGATATACAGCTACAGAGGAAGAATCTCAAAATATTGCAAATGCTATAATTGATGTAGCGGAAAGTGGGAAAAATGTTATAGCTGTTTTCGATGATTCTTATTTTGGATTGTTTTATGATGAGGCTTGTGCAAAAGAATCTGTATTTTCTAAGGTATGCGGAGCTCATCCAAGAATAGTTGCTATAAAGCTTGATGGAGCAACTAAAGAAAGTTTTGTATGGGGTCTAAGAGTCGGATTTATTACATATGGCATTAACGCAAAAGGCGACATGGCTAAAGTTTATGATGCCCTTGAAAGAAAAACAGCTGGAGACATAAGAGGTAATATTTCTAATGCTTCCCATTTGAGCCAGAGTGTTATATTAAAGTCCATGCAAAATCCTAATCATGCATCTGAATTTAATCAGAAATATAGCATTCTTAAAAAAAGAGCTCTCCGTGTAAAAGAAGTTTTAAATAATTCTAAATACAATGAAGCATGGAGTGTTTATCCTTTCAATTCAGGCTATTTTATGTGCATTCAATTAAAAACTGTAGATGCCGAAACTTTACGGGTTCATCTTTTAAATAACTATGGAGTAGGATTGATAGCTCTTGGAGAAAAAAATATTCGAGTTGCTTTTTCTTGCATAGAAGAAAATGAGGTTGAAGATTTATTTGATATAATTCTTAAAGGTGTAGAAGATTTAAAAAAATGA
- a CDS encoding PxxKW family cysteine-rich protein has translation MLCTTVRKDNECSFMTAKGCSYKEGSCFPIVDDCNGCNRVIEFSGQKYCSACPEPASKWKKDKCNLATHIAAVAAKEAGKKVNPLKASKRASKGKK, from the coding sequence ATGCTTTGTACAACTGTAAGAAAAGATAATGAATGTTCTTTTATGACAGCTAAAGGGTGTTCCTATAAAGAAGGATCTTGTTTCCCAATAGTTGATGACTGTAATGGATGTAACCGAGTTATTGAATTTTCTGGCCAAAAATATTGTTCAGCCTGCCCTGAACCTGCTTCAAAATGGAAAAAAGATAAATGTAATCTTGCAACACATATTGCTGCTGTAGCAGCTAAAGAAGCTGGCAAGAAAGTTAACCCATTAAAAGCATCTAAGAGAGCAAGTAAAGGTAAAAAATAA
- the galE gene encoding UDP-glucose 4-epimerase GalE, producing MNILVVGGAGYIGSHMCKYLSKHNFKPIVLDNLCCGHKESVKWGPFIEGSIEDSTLVDNIFSNYKISAVMHFAAFCYVGESVTEPLKYYQNNVSATINLLESMMKHNILNFIFSSSCATYGEPKKLPIEETEEQNPINPYGKTKLMVEHILKDFEKAYGMKHFCLRYFNAAGADPDGMLGEDHRPETHLIPIAIQAALGRRELVNIYGNNYETKDGTCVRDYIHVEDLAQAHLLALKKILEGEPSGHYNLGNGDGFSVKEIIDIVSKTSGKKIKTIISEKRPGDPAVLVGSNKKAISDLGWNPQYTDIKKIIETAWKWHQANPNGYSK from the coding sequence ATGAATATTTTAGTAGTTGGAGGAGCCGGTTATATAGGCTCACATATGTGTAAATATCTTAGTAAACATAATTTTAAACCGATTGTCCTTGATAATCTTTGCTGTGGGCATAAAGAATCCGTAAAATGGGGTCCTTTTATAGAAGGCTCAATTGAAGACAGCACTCTTGTTGATAATATATTTTCAAATTATAAAATTTCCGCTGTTATGCATTTTGCAGCGTTCTGTTATGTTGGAGAATCAGTTACAGAACCTTTAAAATATTATCAAAACAATGTCAGCGCTACTATAAACCTTCTTGAATCAATGATGAAACATAATATTTTAAATTTTATATTTTCTTCTTCCTGCGCTACCTATGGTGAGCCTAAAAAATTGCCAATAGAAGAAACAGAGGAGCAAAATCCTATCAACCCCTATGGAAAAACTAAATTAATGGTTGAACATATTCTAAAAGATTTTGAGAAGGCTTATGGAATGAAACATTTTTGTTTGCGATATTTTAATGCTGCTGGTGCTGATCCTGATGGGATGTTAGGGGAAGATCACAGACCAGAAACTCATCTTATTCCTATAGCTATTCAGGCTGCTCTTGGGCGAAGAGAACTTGTAAATATCTACGGAAATAATTATGAAACTAAAGATGGCACATGCGTAAGAGATTATATTCATGTTGAAGATTTAGCCCAAGCTCATCTTCTTGCATTAAAAAAAATTTTAGAAGGAGAACCATCTGGACATTATAACTTAGGTAATGGCGATGGTTTTTCAGTAAAAGAAATAATTGATATTGTAAGTAAAACTTCAGGGAAAAAAATTAAAACAATAATAAGTGAAAAAAGACCTGGTGACCCCGCTGTTTTAGTTGGATCAAATAAAAAAGCTATTTCTGATCTTGGATGGAATCCTCAATATACAGATATTAAAAAAATAATTGAAACAGCATGGAAATGGCATCAAGCAAATCCTAATGGATATTCAAAATAG
- a CDS encoding helix-turn-helix domain-containing protein — translation MKNLLLVKEAATILRCSTKTIYRLINENQLEALKVRGSLRIIEGSIQSYLNRQYYEFKEQNGYGKKFGTSLDGLAI, via the coding sequence ATGAAAAATCTTTTACTCGTCAAAGAAGCAGCGACAATATTAAGGTGCTCAACAAAAACTATATATAGATTGATAAATGAAAATCAGCTTGAAGCTCTTAAAGTTAGAGGATCATTAAGAATAATAGAAGGATCCATTCAAAGTTACCTTAACCGTCAATATTATGAATTCAAAGAGCAGAATGGATATGGAAAAAAATTTGGGACAAGCTTGGACGGACTTGCCATTTAG